The DNA sequence GTGCAGCGGCCCATCCAGGCTCTGGCGCCAAAAGCCGAGGAACTTGCATAGTCGGGGAAAGCGCGGCACCAGGTCGTAATCCTGCCAGACGTAGGTTTGCAATAGGTCGGGGTGGTCCGGCAGGCGGTAGGTGATCTCGGCCGTGGCCAGACGATAGCCGCTGAGCTGAAGGCCGACGGCGCGGTCCTGTTGAGCAGTCATCGACATCTCCTTTCCGGCCTTCGCGGGGGCCCGGGCGGGTTTTCGCCCGGCCCCTCAGAATACCAAGAAAAGCATATTTAAGTTAATAATTTCAGTGCGTTAGCAGCAGACTGCAGAGACTGCTGCTAGCCCGGATCTCATGTCATGAGATCCGGGATTCTTGTCGCTCACGGCGGCTCCGCTGCGCTCCGCTGCCTGCGCGGGCGCGCCGCAGTAGCGGCGGGTCGCGGTCGCTCCCGTTGGCTTTTTGTCGCTCACGGCGGCTCCGCTGCCTGCGCGGGCGCGCCGCAGGAGCGGCGGGTCGCGTTG is a window from the Alphaproteobacteria bacterium genome containing:
- a CDS encoding Usg family protein, producing MTAQQDRAVGLQLSGYRLATAEITYRLPDHPDLLQTYVWQDYDLVPRFPRLCKFLGFWRQSLDGPLHSVRVCSTRLLRPAELRLVGNQLTLH